The region GTTTTAGATAGCGAAGGTAATGAGCTTAATACAGGGGATACTGTAGTAATCATTAAAGACCTTCCAGTCAAGGGTATGCCAAAACCAATCAAAAAAGGTACTAAGGTTAAAAACATCCGTATCAATGAGTTTGGTAAAAATGGTCATAATATTGACTCTAAGATTGATGGATTTGGATCAATTGGACTTAAGGGTTTAGTTGTAAAACTATCTAAGTAAAAAAAATATATTTATCCCTCAACAAAAGCTCAGTATGTGCTATAATAATCAATGTATATAAATAGCTAAATCATTTGATTTTAAAAGGAGAAAAAATGGCTAAATTAACTGTTAAAGATGTAGATCTTAAAGGTAAGAAAGTTCTTGTCCGTGTTGACTTTAACGTTCCCCTAAAAGACGGAGTTATCACAAATGATAACCGTATCACTGCAGCACTACCAACAATCAAATACATCGTTGATCACGGTGGACGTGCTATCCTCTTCTCTCACCTAGGACGTGTTAAAACTGAAGAAGATAAAGCAGGAAAATCTCTTGCTCCAGTAGCAAAAGCTTTATCTGAAAAACTTGGTCAAGAAGTTGTTTTCGTTCCTGAAACTCGTGGAGCTGAGCTTGAAAAAGCTGTTAGCGACCTTAAAGATGGACAAGTTCTTCTTGTTGAAAACACTCGTTTTGAAGATATCGACGGTAAAAAAGAATCTGGAAACGATCCAGAACTTGCTAAATACTGGGCAGGTCTTGGAGATGGAATCTTCGTTAATGATGCCTTTGGTACAGCTCACCGTGCCCACGCTTCAAACGTTGGTATCTCTAAGAACGTTGATAAAGCAGTAGCAGGATTCCTACTTGAAAACGAAATTGAGTACATCCAAAACGCTGTTGATGCTCCAGTTCGTCCATTTGTTGCCATCCTTGGTGGATCAAAAGTATCTGACAAGATCGGTGTTATCGAAAACCTTCTTAAAAAAGCTGATAAAGTCCTTATCGGTGGAGGTATGACTTACACATTCTTCAAAGCTCAAGGAATTGAAATCGGAAACTCTCTAGTTGAAGAAGACAAACTTGACCTTGCTCGCGAACTTCTTGAAAAATCTAACGGAAAACTAATCCTTCCAGACGACTCTAAAGAAGCAAACGGATTTGCTGACTACACTGAAATCAAAGATACTGAAGGTAAAGCAATCGACGCTGGCTTCATGGGTCTTGATATTGGTCCAAAAGCAATTGCCCAATTCGGTAAAGAAATCGAAGGAGCTAAAACTGTAGTCTGGAATGGACCAATGGGTGTATTTGAAAACCCTGACTTCCAAGCTGGTACTATCGGAGTAATGGATGCTATCGTTTCACAACCAGATTGCAAATCAATCATCGGTGGTGGAGATTCAGCAGCAGCTGCAATCAACCTAGGATATGCTGACAGATTCTCATGGATCTCTACTGGTGGTGGAGCTTCTATGGAACTTCTTGAAGGTAAAGTTCTTCCAGGACTTGACGCTCTTACAGGTAAATAATTAAAGAAAATCCTGATAATCTATCAGGATTTTTTTGTTTTTTCTAAATTACTATTTCGTAAATCTCTGTAAAAGTGTATAATATAGTGATTATGATAACTAACACATCATGTTTAGGAAAGCAAGAAATAATATAATGTTTAGGGGATGAAAATGAAAAGATACATAATAGGGCATGGACTTGATGCTTGGAGTTTCGATGAGGCTTATAAGGTAGCTCGAGATGGCGATATTATTGAGTTAGAAAAGGGTTATAATTTTACTATCCCTAAGGGAGAATCTAGACATCTCGAGAAATGCATAACTATTGAGGGGCATCTTGAAAAAAATAATGAGGGAATCCTATATACTAATACAATTTATGGCGAGTTTATATTGAAAAGCGGTGCCCATGTTACCCTCAAAAACTTATGGATTGAGCCTGACGAAGATAAGGCAGCTTTGATGGTTGAAGAGATGTCTATACTTAATATGGAAAATGTAGTACTGACAACAAAAGTTGAAAACTATTCTGTGTTTATTTTATACGCAGATACGGGGTCGACAGTATATGGGTGCAATTTATTAGTTACAAATCAGGGATGTTTCAATGGTTGCGAAGCTACCTTTGAAAATAGTAAGTTTCGTGATAAAGTAAAACTCCTCAACAAATCTCGCGTAACTTTTGTAAATTCCATTTTAGAGCTTCCTACCCAATCAAATAACTCAGTTCATATTGAAGATTCAAGCGCAAATTTTGTAGACTGCAATATAAGTGGTTCAACCCAAAATGATTTATTTCCTACAATGTGGGTGATAAGAAGTGAAGTCGATTTAGTAAATACCATGGTTT is a window of Streptococcaceae bacterium ESL0729 DNA encoding:
- a CDS encoding zinc ribbon domain-containing protein YjdM, producing METPKCPSCSCVYTYELSDTTYGCPDCGLEFTADDVAANETEGKFVVLDSEGNELNTGDTVVIIKDLPVKGMPKPIKKGTKVKNIRINEFGKNGHNIDSKIDGFGSIGLKGLVVKLSK
- a CDS encoding phosphoglycerate kinase; this encodes MAKLTVKDVDLKGKKVLVRVDFNVPLKDGVITNDNRITAALPTIKYIVDHGGRAILFSHLGRVKTEEDKAGKSLAPVAKALSEKLGQEVVFVPETRGAELEKAVSDLKDGQVLLVENTRFEDIDGKKESGNDPELAKYWAGLGDGIFVNDAFGTAHRAHASNVGISKNVDKAVAGFLLENEIEYIQNAVDAPVRPFVAILGGSKVSDKIGVIENLLKKADKVLIGGGMTYTFFKAQGIEIGNSLVEEDKLDLARELLEKSNGKLILPDDSKEANGFADYTEIKDTEGKAIDAGFMGLDIGPKAIAQFGKEIEGAKTVVWNGPMGVFENPDFQAGTIGVMDAIVSQPDCKSIIGGGDSAAAAINLGYADRFSWISTGGGASMELLEGKVLPGLDALTGK